The DNA sequence AAATTAAAGGATCTGGAGAAGAAAATAAACGATCAGATTGAAGTAAACAAAGCGATCCTGCTGACTGTCCACCATGTCTCCCATCAAATGCATGTGGATGAGAACGGAAGGACTTACTTTTCTGCCGTCGTTCTCTTTAAATCTAAACATAAATAAAAACCGGCCCCCCGGCAATCTGTTTATACAGATCACCCGGCGGGCCGGTTTTTCCTTTAGGCTTTTTTCGTTTAGATTGCTGCTTTCGGAAAAAGACTTTCTCTTTGTAAAGAGAGCAGCTCTTTTCTTATCATGATATTTCATGGTAAGCATTAATGGAAAACAACAAAGTTTAAGAAAAGAGCCTTACTTTATTGGACGCTGTTCAGCTCTTCCATTTTAACAGGCTTCCATCCTTGTCCGTCCACCCATTCAATATAGACACGGTATTTTTCCTGCTGGTCTTTGGTGGAGACGGTACCGACCGATTGATTGGGGCCGTTATTCCCTAAGAACCAGATGGTCATATTGCTCTCAGGTATTCCAGTGGCATAGGTGATGGCCTGGACCATCTCATTCCAGTCCACGCCTTCATAGACGGCTGTGTGCTCGCCTGTCTGGGAAGTGCCGACCGGCTGCCATGAAGGATTAACAATGGTCTTTTCGACATCAGGAGCACTGCCGCCGTCGGTGACCTCTGCATCTTCCTCAATATCCTGGTCTTCTTCCGCTTCTTCTCCATTATCCTCATCTGCATTTTCAGCATCTCCGCCATCCTGGGCGGAATCCTCAGCCTGGTCTGCTTCTTCTTCCTGGCCTGCTGTTTCATCAGATGTATTATTATCATTATCCTTATCATTATTTTCTGGATCGGCTTTTTCAGACGCCGGTGCCTGCTCGGCTGCTTCATCATCATTGCCGCCCAGGAATATCGCGGCAGATACAATAATGATCAATAAGAGCACAACCCCGATCAGCGTATTTAGAATAATATTGGTTTTTCTTCTTTTAGCCCTTTTCCCTGAGCGGGATGACCCGTTTGATTCTTCGAAATTGCCATTCACGTGTTTTTCTCCTCCCCATATATATGGTTGTCAACATTCTACCATGAGTGCCGGCAAAACATGAAGGAATTTGATGTTAGAAAAACTTGCCGGCTGCGGGCTTCTTCTATTCCATTTCTTCATCAAACCCATGGACAGCTTTAACCATATCCGCAAAAAGCGGATTGACTCCCCCTTCGTTCTCTTTGACTCCAAGATTGACTGCGACAAGGGCGTATTTGGGTTTTTCGTAAGGGAAGTATCCCGCAAACCATTTATTATGCAGCTGCTCGCCATCATCGAACTGTCCTGTCTCCGCAGTTCCTGATTTGCCGGCCACTGAATATGGAAGCTCTTTGAACCATCTTCCGGTTCCTTCTTCATTGACAACAACTTCTCTCAAAAGCTTCTGCAGTTTCATAGCCGTATAAGGGGATATTTTGCCGCCCCCTAAATCTTTGGACGGAAATTTCAGCAGCGAGGTTTCATTTTTATATTCAATTTCAGAGGCAACACGAATGCTTTCTTTTTTTCCGCCTTTGGCAATGGTGGCCATCATATTCGCCACCCCAAGCGGAGTGGCCCTCACTTCATGCTGTCCGATGCCGGTCAAGGCGACAAAATTGCTGTCCTTCTTGGCATCCTCTGAGTAAAATACCCGGCCTTCATCCTCCCGCGCGAGCTGATGGAAATCAGTGAAGTGATAGATATCCCCTTCCCAGCCTGACTTTCCTGTAAGAGACAGCTTTCCGGCATAGTCCTCCAGTATGGCAGGATCTATCTCTTTCAGTTCCTTGGCAATGGTTGCAAATGTATTATTGCAGCTCCTGGCAAAGCTGTCTGTAAAATTTAGCATTCCATGCTGGTAAATCGTGTCCGGCTGGCCATTGATTTTCCGGCTGCAGTCAAACTGCCTTTCCGGGCTGTCCAGGTTATAATCAATGGCTGCAGCTGCCACCACCGTTTTAAAAACGGATCCGATAATCTGCTGTTTGGTCATTGCATTCACCAGGCCCCCGTCTTTATAAGGGGCCGTCTTATTGATCTGCGGCCTGGACACCATGGCAAGGACGGTATTATTCTCTATATCCAACAAAACCATCCCCCCATTCCGGATTCCATGCACATCTGCCAGCCGTTCTGCTTCCTCCTGAAGGGCCGCATCCAGAGTGGTTTTGATGTTGACAGGATAAAAAGGATTTGCAGGCTCGACATATTTGACGTTTATCCCAAACAGCGGGCCTCCTGCCGCATCCACATGGTAGACAAGTTTGGATTCGCCATCGGGCATCAGAAACTCATCAAAGCTTTCTTCAAGACCGGAAACGCCGATCACGGTATCTTCAGGAAGGTTTTTGCCGGGATAGCGCTTTTGCACCGCTTCTTTATTCTGTCCGGTGATGCCGATCAGCTGTTCTGCCAGATTATTGGCTAGGCTGTATTTTTTTTCAACAGCAAATACACCAGGTATCTTAAGTGAATTGATTTGTTCAGCTTGTACATCGGTCAATTCAAGAGGCTTCGGCTTGCCATAGGCAAACGGCTCTTTTGCTCCTTTGATGCTATATAAAAGGGCAGTTTCCGATATGCCTGTGATGGAGGCGACCTTTTGCGAATCCCAATCCATATTTTTTAAAAATGGAAATAAAACCAGTACAGGTATTTCCTGATGGGTCAGGGGCTCGCCATTCCTGTCCAGGAAAGAGCCTCTCCCGCTGTCGATCACCATCTCCTGGGAACGCTGCCTGACGCTGGCATCCAGAAGATTGATATTATGAGCAGAAAAGTGTTCTGCTGAAACAAGCTGGATCTGGATGAGCCGCCCGATCAGCAGAACAATCCCCAGCATGAATATACTTATGACAATGATGGCCCTTTTTTTCCACATAAAAAACACCTCGTCAAAAGTGTTGACGAGGTGTGCCCATTTCAAACCATATTTATGAAAAAGACTGGTTCCTTATTTAATGCTTGTAATGCGGACGCTCATATCCCCGCCCGGTGTCTGAACTGTCACTTCATCCCCGACCCTTTTGCCCATCAGGCTTTTTGCGATTGGAGAATCATTGGAAATCTTTCCTTCAAACGGATCTGCCTCTGCACTTCCGACAATTGTGTAAGATTCTTCTTCTCCATCCGGAAGTTCAACAAATGTAACAGAGCGTCCTAGTGTCACTGTATCGCCGCTTGCCTCATCCTCTTCGATGATCTTTGCATTGCGGATCATATTTTCAAGGGTAGTGATGCGCCCTTCTACAAATGCCTGCTCTTCTTTCGCTGAATCATATTCAGAGTTCTCGGAAAGATCGCCGAAGCTGCGGGCGATTTTGATACGCTCTACAACATCTTTACGCTTTACTGTTTTTAAATGCTCCAGTTCCTGCTCAAGCTTTTCTTTTCCAGCCTGTGTCATTGGGAATACTTTTTCTGTAGCCAATATCCTTCACTCCTTCTAGAATCACAACCCCCATTTAGATTGTGCATTGGTAAGTATGTAAGCATCTGCTTTATTCGCAAATGCACAGGAGCGCGTCCTTTTGACAAAGGGCGCGCATGCTTTCTGTTCATTAGACTTATCTTAACATTTTTTCTATGCTATTGTTTCATAAAAATGACTTTTGTTCAAGAATTGTATGAATTTTTGTTACCATCAGGTCAATGGCCACATGGTTATGGCCGCCCTCCGGGATGATGATATCTGCGTATCTCTTCGTCGGCTCGATGAATTGGTTGTGCATCGGGCGTACAACATTGACATATTGCTCAATGACTGAATCCATCGATCTGCCCCGTTCCTTAATATCCCTGAAAAGGCGCCTGATGATGCGCAAATCTGCATCGGTATCCACAAAAAGCTTCATATCCATAAGGCTGCGGAGCCTTTCATCCTCCAGTACAAGTATGCCTTCTAGGATGATGACATCCTTTGGCTCCACATGGATGACGTCAGTGGACCTTGTATGCATGGCATAATCATAGACAGGCTTCTCAATGGGTTCATAGCTCTGCAGCTTTTCGATATGCTCAATCAGAAGGTCGTTATCAAATGCAAGCGGATGATCATAATTTGTTTTCAGCCTTTCTTCAAAGGGAAGATGGGTCTGATCTTTATAATAATAATCCTGCTCAAGCATTAAGATCGAATGACCCTTAAAGCTTTCATAAATCGCTTTTGTGACACTTGTCTTTCCAGAGCCGGATCCGCCGGCAACACCAATAACAACAGGTTTGCGATTCATTATGTTAAAACTCCTTCCGCATCATGTTGTTAGGGTATACCGGCTTGTCCAGTTTAAACTGGACGATTTGCAGCGGATGGCGGGCAGCGTCAAGCTCGTTGCCTTTTTCATCCCAGATTTTATCGACCACCTGTGTAAAGTTCTCGATTTCCGGGCCGAAAAATTCCACTTCCTGCCCCGGTGCAAATTTATTGCGCTGCTGAAGTGTGACGATTTGCGTTTCTTCATTATATCCAAGGACCAGGCCGGCAAAATCATTGGTCGTCTTTTTGCTATGATTTCCAAACATCTGCTCTTTATACCCTGGTACCCCTTCAAAGAAGGCAGGCGCCGTTTCCCTGTTCGCACACTTGTCCAATTCCTCCAGCCATTCCTGCCTGATCACAAAATTATCGGGATCCGCACAATAAGCATCAATAACCTTGCGATAAACACTGACAACTGTAGCCACATAATGGATCGACTTCATGCGGCCTTCAATCTTGAGGCTGTCGATGCCCAATTCAATCATGCGCGGTATCGATTCTATCAGCTTCAGATCCTTAGGGCTCATGGCAAAAGGTGCATCCTGTTCCTGGAATAACGGCACTTCCTCAGAGCCTTCCAGCTTGTACAAATCATAATCCCAGCGGCATGACTGGCAGCAGCCTCCACGGTTGGAGTCCCTTGCTGTCATGTGGTTGCTCAGCGTACAGCGGCCTGAATAGGCGATGCACATTGCGCCATGGATGAATGTTTCAATTTCAATATCCACTTTTTCCTTCATTTCACGGATTTCTTCGGCACTAGTTTCCCTTGCAAGCACAACCCGCTCAAGCCCTTCTTCCTTCCAGAACTGAACGGCCTTCCAATTTGAAAGTGACTGCTGGGTGCTCAGGTGAACCTCGATTTCAGGGGCAACCCTGCGGCAGGTTTCAATGATAAGGGGATCAGCTACGATAATTCCAGCCACTCCCGCTTCCTTGAGGCCGAGAAGATAGTCCTCAAGCCCGTCAATATTTTCGTTATGGGCAAAGATATTGGTCGTTACGTAAATTTTTGCACCATAGCTCTTCGCGAACTCTACGCCTTCCTTCATTTCCTCAAATGTAAAATTGCCGGCATTTGACCGGAGCCCATACTCCTGGCCGCCGATGAAAACGGCATCTGCGCCATAGTGTACGGCAATTTTCAGCTTTTCCAGGTTTCCGGCCGGAGCAAGAAGCTCAGGCTTTTTGACGATTACCCTTTTGCCGTCCACTATTTGCGAGATATTATCTTTAATTGCGTTCACGATAAAACCTCCTGATTATAAGTCAAAATAGGCTTAATAGTTTTGAATTAATATACGGTTTCTTTAAAGAAGAAGCCTGTATCCAGCGGCCTGCTGGCAGGCTGGATTTCTTCCGCCGCGTTCAGCAGGTCATCTTTCACTTCTTCGTATTCTTCCGGACTTTCTGTGCACAAATCGATTGCTTTGCGGTAGAGCTTTGTGATTTCCAGGATATAATCTGCAGATTTTAAGATACCGTCAATCTTGAATGAATCCACACCGGCCTCGACCATTTCCTGGAGCTCATCAATAATGCAGATATCATTAGGGCTCATGATATGGGTCCCGTTTGCGTCTTCAAAAATCGGATATTTATTTTCCCGTTCTTTATCATGAAGGAACATATTCTGCTCTTTCGCCCGGTTTTCGACCTTCATCGCTTTTCCCTGGTATTCATAATAGTTCCCGAGAAGGGAGCGCTTAGATTGGAACATGGCAGTCATGCCGTGAACCTGGACCTCGATTTCAACTTCTGCGTTTTCCTTGATTTCAATAATCGAATCCATATTGATTTCACGGGCAAGCACAGAGCGCTTGGCACCTTTTCTTCCCCAGTAGTTGCATGTATACCAGTTTGTGGCTGTTGTTTCTGTATTCCAGTGCAGCTTCATGTCAGGTGCTGCCTCACGTGCTGCCATCAATACAGCCGGATCGCCGAAAATAACCGCGTCTGCCCCTGATTCCTGCACAAAACGGATATAATCGCCAAGCTCGTCCACTGTTTCATTATGGAAAATGGCGTTCATAGCCACATACACTTTTTTGCCTTTTGAATGGGCCAATGTGATTGCTTCTGCTACTTGTTCCCTGCTGAATTCGCCGGCCAGCCTCAGGCCGTATCTCTGCTCGCCAACTACAAAAGCGTCTGCCCCAGCTTCCGCAAGCGGGATGATATCTTCTGTACCTGTTGGAGTAACAAGCAATTCAGGTTTTTTCATTATGGTCACCTCTTTTTACTGATTGCAACGCCGTCGCCGACCGGAAGAATGACAGTATCATAATCCGGATGGTTCATCAGCCATGCGTTGAACTCGCTGATTTTCTTCACAAGACTGCGAATGCGCTTATTCTCGATCTCACTTTCACAGACTAGCCCTTTAAACAGGACATTGTCCGTTATGATCAAGCCGCCATCTGATAGCTGACGCGCATAGATCTCAAAGAATTTTTTATACTGGCCTTTTGCCGCATCGATGAATACCGCATCGTAAGGACCATATTTTAATGTTTCTCCCTCGAGCTCAAGGGCGTCACCCTCAAGCAGGGTGATCTGGTCTTCCCGGTCTGCAGCCCTGATATATCCGCGGGCCGATTCAATCCGCTCTTCATCCCTTTCAATTGTCACAATATGTGCATCAGGGATCGCGAACGACATCCGGAGAGCAGAGTATCCTATTGCTGCACCAACTTCAAGTATTTGCTTCGGCTTTTGAATCCTGAGCAGCTGGAGAAGCGCTTCTATCCCCGGCAGCTCCATGATGGGTACACCATTATCTTTTGCATACTCCTCCATCTCAAGGAAAAGTCCCGGCCGTTCAGGAATCAGTCCCTCTATATATCCATGTACTTTATCTGTCAGCAAGCAGTCTTCCCCTCCATCCTTTTACCGCCTGCAGCCCTCCGTTTCAGGCATGAAAAAATAGCGCACAACAGAGCGGATGTTTCGCAAAGCCTTAAGGAAGGCCGTACAGAAAAGGGCTTAAGTGTAGCCAATCCATGCTTGTCTGTGGTTCACGCTATCACACATGCGTATGAATGATGCACAGGCTTACTGTGCAGAAAGATAATAATCGCTATATAGGCATCTGCCGGCAGTTCCGCTGCAGCGTGCCGGGCAGAAAGAATCCGCCAATTAAACAGTCTGTATAAAACACTTGAACTATTTTACCATAAACAAAAAGGGAATGCGAGTGTTTCCGCATTCCCTTTTTCTGGCCTCCCGAAACGCTTCTGAAGCAATTGCAGCACGTGCCGGGAGCCCTGAGTCATTTCTAATTATTTGTTATGTGTTCTGCTTTCTTCTCATTATGCTCATCAAGTGTGCTGGAGAATAGGACTTCTCCCTCCGGGGTGGCAAGGAAGTACAGGAAATCCGTGTCCTCCGGGTTAAGGGCCGCTTCAATTGACATGGTGCCTGCGTTGGCGATCGGACCAGGGGTCAATCCCGTGTTTTTGTACGTATTGTACGGTGAGTCCACTTCAAGGTCCTTATAAAGGACTCTCGACTTGTGTTCTCCCTTTGCATAAAGGACTGTCGGGTCAGTCTGAAGCGGCATGCCCGTTTCAATCCTGTTGTAGAATACGCTGGCGATTTTATTCCGGTCCACCTGCTGGGTAGCCTCTTCCTCGATGAGAGAAGCCATGGTCAAAAGCTGGTGCGGAGTCATATTCTGCTCTTCTGCCTGAGGGCTGTACTCTGCAAGCACCTCTCGTGTCTTATCGAGCATAACTTTCACAATCTCTTCCATAGTTGGATCTTCTTTATAAAATGGGTATGTTGCAGGGAAGAGATATCCTTCCAGCGGATATTTGATATTTTCATTCAGTATTTCTTCTGTCAGCACCTCTGGATATTGTTCCATCAATGTGCTGATGAATTCCTTATCATTAAGCTTGGCAAAAACATCCTCTTGCTTCTGCCCGGTTTTATCGGCAATAATACCGGATATCTGGTCAAGCTGATTGCCTTCAGGAATAGCCAGCTTAAACACGGCTTCCTGCACGACCTTTCCAGTCTTCAAGCTTTCAATAATTTCAGGGATCGTCATTGACGGATTCAGAGGATAATCCCCTGCCATGAATCCGGATTCGTTTTTAAGCTTAACATAATACTTGAAGACGCGGGCATCCTTGATGAGCCCTTTATCCTCCAGCAGGCGTGAGATCTCGCCAACGGAAGACCCGATCGGCACTTCAACGGGAATTTTCTTCTTATTGCCCGGATCAGTTGGCTCAAGAGCCGACTTTATGTAAAAGTAGCCTCCTCCGGCAACCAGGCCGACTGTAAGCACAAGGACTGCCGCAATGATCAGCACAATCTTGCGGACTACCTTTGCCTCACTCTGACGCTCCAGCATCTTTTGCCGAATCAGGTCTTTTTTAGAATTCTTTTCTTCAGCAGACATCTAATCCCCCTCAGTGTACAGGATTCTAAGGCTGTTTGGCCTGTTCCTTTATATAATCTCGCATTATTATACTATACTTTCAAAATCAGCGTGCGAAATTTAGCGAAAAACCAAAAATTTTCCACTCTTTTCCTTGAGAAAAGCGTAAGCGCCTTGCTCACCCTTAAGGAACCCAGCCTAATAACGCCACGTCCTGTGGCAACGCCTGCATGACACCCATCCCCGGGGGCCTTAAGACAACCCCCCCCGGAAAGGCGTTCTTTTTGGGAGGATTGTCTTGTGACCTCGAGGGGGCAGGCCCAGCTGCTAGACAGTGATTAAATTAGAACAGAAAAGAAAAACCGGTCCCTCTAAAGGACCGGTTCAGCTCTTATTCTTCGCCTTCTTCTTCATCAAGGAAGGTATTGAGCATTTCCTCAATCATATCCCACTCTTCATCTGTTTCAACCGGCAGCAGGTCGCCTTCTTCACTTTCCCCAGGCACATATGCAGAAGCATGGATCTCGATGTCATCCTGATCATCTTCATCTGCTCCTACAGGATAGTATAATACGTAAGACTTGCCAAATTCCTCAGAGTCGAATGTGAAGAGCACCTCACATAATTGTTCGTTGCCGTCTTCATCTACGATTGTAATGTTCTTTTCTCCGTGTTCCATTATGCCACCTCATCATTTCCGGCTGTCCAGATATCCTTGAAGGATCATGCTGGCAGCCATTTTATCGATTACTTTTTTCCTTTTTTTCCTGCTTACATCAGCTTCAAGCAAAACGCGTTCTGCTGCCATTGTAGTCAGGCGTTCATCCCAAAGGACGACAGGAAGCCCGAAGAGCCTTTCTAGCTCGCCGGCAAAAAACTGGCTTGCTTCTCCCCGGGGACCAATCGTCCCGTTCATGTTCTTAGGGAGGCCTACCACAATGGTGCTGACATCGTACTCTTTAATTATTTTACCTAATTGATCAAAACCAAACTCTTTTTCTTCTTCACTAATGCGGATGGTCTCCAATCCCTGCGCAGTCCAGCCAAGCTCATCGCTCAGCGCTACGCCTACAGTCTTGGAACCCACATCCAGCCCCATGCTTCTCATAATAGTCTATCCCTCTCGCTGCTGCTTTAAATACGATTTGACCAATTCTTCAATTATCTCGTCCCGTTCAAGTTTCCGGATGATATTTCGTGCATCTTTATGGCGCGGGATGTATGCAGGATCTCCTGAAAGAAGGTACCCGACAATCTGGTTAATGGGGTTGTACCCTTTTTCTTGAAGTGCTTCATAGACTTGCAGAAGAACATCATTTACATCATGTTCAAATGGCTCCTCAGGAAAATTGAATCTCATTGTCTTATCAAATGAGCTCATCACATTACACCTCGCTTTTCTGCATTGCGGCCGGAACCGGCACAGCTCATGAAGCTTGTACCGGCTTTTCGGCCCCGCACAGCAAATGTTAATAGTTACCTACATTCTACACTACTTTCAAACGATATCAAACGGATTTTACCCATTCTTCCACAAATTGAAGCGCACTTTCCAGTTTTTCAGGATCTTTTCCGCCTGCCTGTGCCATATCCGGACGGCCGCCGCCTCCTCCGCCGCAGCGTGCTGCCACCTCTTTGATGACTTTTCCGGCATGATAGCCTTTTTCGATATAGTCCTTTGTCACAGCTGCGATGAGATTCACTTTCCCTTCATTCACACTGCCAAGCACGACAACTGCCGAACCGAGCTTCTGCTTCAGATCATCCGCCATATTGCGGAGGTTGTTCATATCTGCTGCCTGAACCTTTGCAGCCAGATAAGTGATCCCATTCTCTTCCTTGGCTTTTGAAACAAGGCTTCCAGCTTCAATATTGCCCAATTTGGCTGAAAGGGATTCATTTTCGCGCTGAAGCTGCCTCATTTCGCCGAGAA is a window from the Bacillus infantis NRRL B-14911 genome containing:
- a CDS encoding YrzA family protein: MNFQFDMIEDKVEFFEAEKLKDLEKKINDQIEVNKAILLTVHHVSHQMHVDENGRTYFSAVVLFKSKHK
- a CDS encoding peptidase U32 family protein; this encodes MNAIKDNISQIVDGKRVIVKKPELLAPAGNLEKLKIAVHYGADAVFIGGQEYGLRSNAGNFTFEEMKEGVEFAKSYGAKIYVTTNIFAHNENIDGLEDYLLGLKEAGVAGIIVADPLIIETCRRVAPEIEVHLSTQQSLSNWKAVQFWKEEGLERVVLARETSAEEIREMKEKVDIEIETFIHGAMCIAYSGRCTLSNHMTARDSNRGGCCQSCRWDYDLYKLEGSEEVPLFQEQDAPFAMSPKDLKLIESIPRMIELGIDSLKIEGRMKSIHYVATVVSVYRKVIDAYCADPDNFVIRQEWLEELDKCANRETAPAFFEGVPGYKEQMFGNHSKKTTNDFAGLVLGYNEETQIVTLQQRNKFAPGQEVEFFGPEIENFTQVVDKIWDEKGNELDAARHPLQIVQFKLDKPVYPNNMMRKEF
- a CDS encoding DUF1292 domain-containing protein, whose protein sequence is MEHGEKNITIVDEDGNEQLCEVLFTFDSEEFGKSYVLYYPVGADEDDQDDIEIHASAYVPGESEEGDLLPVETDEEWDMIEEMLNTFLDEEEGEE
- the mltG gene encoding endolytic transglycosylase MltG; amino-acid sequence: MSAEEKNSKKDLIRQKMLERQSEAKVVRKIVLIIAAVLVLTVGLVAGGGYFYIKSALEPTDPGNKKKIPVEVPIGSSVGEISRLLEDKGLIKDARVFKYYVKLKNESGFMAGDYPLNPSMTIPEIIESLKTGKVVQEAVFKLAIPEGNQLDQISGIIADKTGQKQEDVFAKLNDKEFISTLMEQYPEVLTEEILNENIKYPLEGYLFPATYPFYKEDPTMEEIVKVMLDKTREVLAEYSPQAEEQNMTPHQLLTMASLIEEEATQQVDRNKIASVFYNRIETGMPLQTDPTVLYAKGEHKSRVLYKDLEVDSPYNTYKNTGLTPGPIANAGTMSIEAALNPEDTDFLYFLATPEGEVLFSSTLDEHNEKKAEHITNN
- a CDS encoding peptidase U32 family protein; protein product: MKKPELLVTPTGTEDIIPLAEAGADAFVVGEQRYGLRLAGEFSREQVAEAITLAHSKGKKVYVAMNAIFHNETVDELGDYIRFVQESGADAVIFGDPAVLMAAREAAPDMKLHWNTETTATNWYTCNYWGRKGAKRSVLAREINMDSIIEIKENAEVEIEVQVHGMTAMFQSKRSLLGNYYEYQGKAMKVENRAKEQNMFLHDKERENKYPIFEDANGTHIMSPNDICIIDELQEMVEAGVDSFKIDGILKSADYILEITKLYRKAIDLCTESPEEYEEVKDDLLNAAEEIQPASRPLDTGFFFKETVY
- the ruvX gene encoding Holliday junction resolvase RuvX; this translates as MRSMGLDVGSKTVGVALSDELGWTAQGLETIRISEEEKEFGFDQLGKIIKEYDVSTIVVGLPKNMNGTIGPRGEASQFFAGELERLFGLPVVLWDERLTTMAAERVLLEADVSRKKRKKVIDKMAASMILQGYLDSRK
- the udk gene encoding uridine kinase, yielding MNRKPVVIGVAGGSGSGKTSVTKAIYESFKGHSILMLEQDYYYKDQTHLPFEERLKTNYDHPLAFDNDLLIEHIEKLQSYEPIEKPVYDYAMHTRSTDVIHVEPKDVIILEGILVLEDERLRSLMDMKLFVDTDADLRIIRRLFRDIKERGRSMDSVIEQYVNVVRPMHNQFIEPTKRYADIIIPEGGHNHVAIDLMVTKIHTILEQKSFL
- the greA gene encoding transcription elongation factor GreA, whose amino-acid sequence is MATEKVFPMTQAGKEKLEQELEHLKTVKRKDVVERIKIARSFGDLSENSEYDSAKEEQAFVEGRITTLENMIRNAKIIEEDEASGDTVTLGRSVTFVELPDGEEESYTIVGSAEADPFEGKISNDSPIAKSLMGKRVGDEVTVQTPGGDMSVRITSIK
- a CDS encoding DUF1510 family protein, with the protein product MNGNFEESNGSSRSGKRAKRRKTNIILNTLIGVVLLLIIIVSAAIFLGGNDDEAAEQAPASEKADPENNDKDNDNNTSDETAGQEEEADQAEDSAQDGGDAENADEDNGEEAEEDQDIEEDAEVTDGGSAPDVEKTIVNPSWQPVGTSQTGEHTAVYEGVDWNEMVQAITYATGIPESNMTIWFLGNNGPNQSVGTVSTKDQQEKYRVYIEWVDGQGWKPVKMEELNSVQ
- a CDS encoding O-methyltransferase — protein: MLTDKVHGYIEGLIPERPGLFLEMEEYAKDNGVPIMELPGIEALLQLLRIQKPKQILEVGAAIGYSALRMSFAIPDAHIVTIERDEERIESARGYIRAADREDQITLLEGDALELEGETLKYGPYDAVFIDAAKGQYKKFFEIYARQLSDGGLIITDNVLFKGLVCESEIENKRIRSLVKKISEFNAWLMNHPDYDTVILPVGDGVAISKKR
- a CDS encoding peptidoglycan D,D-transpeptidase FtsI family protein, whose translation is MWKKRAIIVISIFMLGIVLLIGRLIQIQLVSAEHFSAHNINLLDASVRQRSQEMVIDSGRGSFLDRNGEPLTHQEIPVLVLFPFLKNMDWDSQKVASITGISETALLYSIKGAKEPFAYGKPKPLELTDVQAEQINSLKIPGVFAVEKKYSLANNLAEQLIGITGQNKEAVQKRYPGKNLPEDTVIGVSGLEESFDEFLMPDGESKLVYHVDAAGGPLFGINVKYVEPANPFYPVNIKTTLDAALQEEAERLADVHGIRNGGMVLLDIENNTVLAMVSRPQINKTAPYKDGGLVNAMTKQQIIGSVFKTVVAAAAIDYNLDSPERQFDCSRKINGQPDTIYQHGMLNFTDSFARSCNNTFATIAKELKEIDPAILEDYAGKLSLTGKSGWEGDIYHFTDFHQLAREDEGRVFYSEDAKKDSNFVALTGIGQHEVRATPLGVANMMATIAKGGKKESIRVASEIEYKNETSLLKFPSKDLGGGKISPYTAMKLQKLLREVVVNEEGTGRWFKELPYSVAGKSGTAETGQFDDGEQLHNKWFAGYFPYEKPKYALVAVNLGVKENEGGVNPLFADMVKAVHGFDEEME
- a CDS encoding IreB family regulatory phosphoprotein; its protein translation is MSSFDKTMRFNFPEEPFEHDVNDVLLQVYEALQEKGYNPINQIVGYLLSGDPAYIPRHKDARNIIRKLERDEIIEELVKSYLKQQREG